The window ATCGCTTCGTATCGTACGACGTTGCGCCAGGCCCGCACCCGGAAACATTCGCCGTGATGGGGTTGCTACCGGTCGATGGCAGTTATCGCGCGGTCATCGACGTGTACCATCGCCACGATGGTCGCTACTGCTACAGCCTCCAGCTACCCCAGGGCGGCTCTGGCTTCACGTTTCACCACAATCGGCTGTACCTGGTCAATCGCATCGCCCTGCTGGCCTACCGTCTCGAAGGAAACACGGCCTGTTCTCCCGCAGCCCAATAGCAGCCAAAAGAAAATGATTGGGATTCAAGCCAGGATGTCAGACGTATACTTGTATAACCTCCCGCCCCTCACATAAGCGTCGTATGCTCAGAGCAACGCCTGTCGTTATTTTCTGTTTGCTTACGCTGCTGCCATTCTATTGCCTCTGGCGCAGCGCTGGACCGCCTCCTTGGCCACAGAATGGGAGCTGGGTATCGAAGAAGCAGGCCGCAATTCTTTTGCTGGCCCCTGCACCTGATCATAGATCGGCGGGGCTATGTATATGTGCCTCACTATAGGCACGCCTGCTGCTAAGTCTATCCAGCAACCCACCGACGCCCGCTTTTCACCGCAAGTTGCCGAAGGCGACTCCCTTTTCCCGAGTGTCAATGACGGCGTAGTCGCCTTCGGCCAGCGAGCCGGGATAGACCACCAGCGTATTTCCGAGCCGTACCTTTTCCTTACGGCCTCCCACCCCTGCACACACAACAAAATGCGGATCGTAGGTCTTGATCAGATGCGCCACCGCAGCCGGTCCGCTTTGATCAGCCGGCTCCTCCAGCTTGTCGGCAGGCGCCGTGTAAAACAGCAAAATCTTAGGCGGATCCAGATGCCGTAGAAAGTCCAGCGAAAAGATTGCTTCCCAGCCCGGATAGCGCAGAAAGAATTCATGATCCCGCGCCTCCACGGTGACTTCCCCACCAAACCCCGCTACCATGTAGCGGCCGCCCAGTGGCGCAAAACTCCGATGCACCATGTGGATATGCGGGGTCACAATCTCGCTGTTAAAGGCCGCCTGCATAAAGAAGCGCTCCGGTGCATCGTTGCGGCCCGGGATCACATACACCGGTACGCCTATCGCATGCAGCCGCCGGAAAAACGTCAGGAACGACTCCGCGTCGTTCTTCCGCTCTTCGACTACTTCCGGACGTGCTCGATCCGGCAGGCGTTGCTCATACACGGCTCGTTCCCATTCAGCCTGTCGCGCTTCCGCCTGCAGGATATTGCCCGCAAACAGTACGGCATCAACGCCGGCTTCTTGGACTACTTCCGGCAAGCGGTCGATATAATCAAACGCTTCACGCAGATCGCTTACAGCCAGTAGTTTCATTGTTGCCTCCAGATTGGTTTGGACGACGTTACTTAAGAGAGTTTTTTCTCCGCAAAACAGTTTCACCCCAAACGTGACAAGGTGTTAACAATACGCTACACAAAATCCTGCTTCGGGGGTGTCTAAACGGACTGCCCGAAAGCGTAGTAGACGCTCCCAGTTCATACCGCCAGGTCTGGAGAAGCAACTCCTAACCGTTACGCAACAGCTTCCCCTGAAAGGGAAACGTGAAGTTTCTAACCTCTGGATCACTCTCGGAGCTAACGCGACTGCTGAGGAGCAAGCCTGCAGGTATCCTTGTGGTCTCCCCTGGCAGGGAAGGGCCCTGCTCCGACGATCAGCACCACCGCCAGCCCCTTCACTTCCTCTGACCCTCCAGGCCAGTTCCCTCTGGAAGGGAACCTTTTTTGAATTTCAGCACAAGCATTGGCCTCAACGTCCGCGCTGAACAAGAAGCCAAGGGTATCCTTGCCGTATACCCTCCGAATTTTGCTGAAAGTCTTCGCGCTTTGCTCTTCAAAATGTCTCAGCGGAACGACACTTTTGACGGAAGCAGTAGAGACCTGCTCCGATCCAGGAAAACAAAAGAAACAGCAATACGCAGGATAAGGGGCACGCTCCCTTCGCCTATGCCCTGAGGCAGGCAGCATCAGCAAGGCAGCTCTCGCTTTCTTGCAAAGAAGGGTCGTTTACCCTCAGGCCACCCCGGACGGCAAGCCGGATTCCGGTGAAAGCGCTGGACGGAGCTGCATCATGAGAAAACGAAAGGCACGGTCGAGCTCCTGAAGTACTTCGGGACGGATGCGATAGTAAGAGCGCGGCCCCTCAACCTGAAACGTGATGAGTCCAACTTCACGCAACGTGCGCAGGTGCTGCGAGATGGTTGCCTGCGCCAACGGCAACTCCTCGACCAGCTCGAAGCAGGGCGTGGCCCCCCGCTCGGCCAGTAGCTTCAGAATGGCAATGCGCGCCGGGTGTCCCAACGCCCGCATCAACGCAGCCATTCGTTCCTCCGGTGGCAGAAATCGCCTCGTTTCGTTGCGAGCCATGTCTTTTCAAAAAATCGTTTTTCGACGATATACAATAATAAAGCGGCTCGTTACAAAACGCAAGGTACGGTTCAGGCAGCCGACCGGGTTTGCTCCAGAGATTGCAGTTCATAGAGTCGCCGATAGAGTCCATCCCGTGCGATAAGCTCTTGATGGGTCCCTTGCTCCCGTATTTCACCTCGGTGCATTACCAGAATTTGATCGGCATGCTGGATGGTTGAAAGACGGTGTGCAATGATAATAGCCGTACGTCCCCGCAGCAGCGTCTCCATGGCCTGCTGAATGAGTTGTTCGGTTTCCGTATCGATGCTGGACGTAGCCTCGTCGAGTACCAGGATTTTCGGATTGTAGACCAGTGCTCGCACAAACGAGAGCAACTGTCGCTGGCCATGCGAAAGCGTGACCCCTCGCTCCCGCACATCCTGGAAGTAGCCATTGGGCAGGCGCTCGATAAAACGGTCAGCTCCGATCATCCGCGCTGCCTCCTGCACTTGCTCAAAGGAAATGGAGGGATCGCCCAGTGTGATATTATCGAGCACTGTTCCGGAGAACAGGAACACATCCTGTAGCACCAGTCCGATATGGCGACGCAGATCGCGCAGGGCGTAAGCGCGCACATCGTGGCCGTCCAGTAGGATCTGGCCGCGTTGCACTTCATAGAAGCGCAACAACAGGTTGATGATGGTGGTTTTGCCGGCGCCGGTTGCTCCGACGATGGCCACGTGCTGGCCCGGTTCGACCGTGAACGACACGTCGCGTAGCACCCAGTTGGGCTCCTGGCCGTCGGTCGGTAACTCGTCATAGGTGAACCAGACGTTGCGAAATTCGATGTGCCCCTGAAGACGTTCGATGCGCACGGGATGAGCCGGCTCGGGCAGCGCTGTGTCCTGGTCGAGCAGTCCGAAGATGCGCTCGGCCCCGGCCATGGCACTCTGCAACATGTTGTACTGATCCGAGAGGTTACGAATCGGCTCAAAGAACTGGCGTACGTACTGAATAAAGGCGATGAGCACACCGATGGTTAAGGTGCCCTCGAGAGCTCGCAGGCCGCCCACCCAGAGCACCAGTCCCAATGCCGCATCGGAGACCAGCTGCACGGCTGGCCAGAACAAAGCAAAGTAGAAGACCGTTTTGATCTGGGCCTGCCGATGTGCATCGTTGATTTGCCGAAAACGGCGCAGCTCCTCGGCTTCGCGGTTAAAGAGCTGTACGATTTTCATCCCGCTGATGTGCTCCTGCAGAAACGCGTTCAGCCGAGCGATTTGCCGACGCGTCTCCCGGTACTGTTCCCGCACCTTTCGACGGAACCAGCCCACAGCCATCGCCATGAGCGGCATAACTGAGAGGGTCACCAACGCCAGCCGCCACTCCAGCATGAACATGAAGTACGCAATGAACACGATACGAAACAGATCGCCCAGAATCCGCACGACGCCGGCCGAGAGCATATCGCTGAGTGATTCCACGTCGCTGGTGACGCGAGTGATAAGCCGTCCGACAGGCGTCCGATCAAAAAAACGCAACGACTGGCGCTGGATGTGGCGG of the Rhodothermus sp. genome contains:
- a CDS encoding metallophosphoesterase, with amino-acid sequence MKLLAVSDLREAFDYIDRLPEVVQEAGVDAVLFAGNILQAEARQAEWERAVYEQRLPDRARPEVVEERKNDAESFLTFFRRLHAIGVPVYVIPGRNDAPERFFMQAAFNSEIVTPHIHMVHRSFAPLGGRYMVAGFGGEVTVEARDHEFFLRYPGWEAIFSLDFLRHLDPPKILLFYTAPADKLEEPADQSGPAAVAHLIKTYDPHFVVCAGVGGRKEKVRLGNTLVVYPGSLAEGDYAVIDTREKGVAFGNLR
- a CDS encoding metalloregulator ArsR/SmtB family transcription factor is translated as MAALMRALGHPARIAILKLLAERGATPCFELVEELPLAQATISQHLRTLREVGLITFQVEGPRSYYRIRPEVLQELDRAFRFLMMQLRPALSPESGLPSGVA
- a CDS encoding ABC transporter ATP-binding protein, translating into MDDNPNRDEVPGLDRRLLRRLAGYLWPYRGWVALAFCTVMAEAFLGPLRPKLVQVAIDRHIVEGDWTGLQQLILLLIGVLVIEAVLSFVNDYLTQWIGQQAIYDIRTQVYRHIQRQSLRFFDRTPVGRLITRVTSDVESLSDMLSAGVVRILGDLFRIVFIAYFMFMLEWRLALVTLSVMPLMAMAVGWFRRKVREQYRETRRQIARLNAFLQEHISGMKIVQLFNREAEELRRFRQINDAHRQAQIKTVFYFALFWPAVQLVSDAALGLVLWVGGLRALEGTLTIGVLIAFIQYVRQFFEPIRNLSDQYNMLQSAMAGAERIFGLLDQDTALPEPAHPVRIERLQGHIEFRNVWFTYDELPTDGQEPNWVLRDVSFTVEPGQHVAIVGATGAGKTTIINLLLRFYEVQRGQILLDGHDVRAYALRDLRRHIGLVLQDVFLFSGTVLDNITLGDPSISFEQVQEAARMIGADRFIERLPNGYFQDVRERGVTLSHGQRQLLSFVRALVYNPKILVLDEATSSIDTETEQLIQQAMETLLRGRTAIIIAHRLSTIQHADQILVMHRGEIREQGTHQELIARDGLYRRLYELQSLEQTRSAA